In Xiphophorus maculatus strain JP 163 A chromosome 2, X_maculatus-5.0-male, whole genome shotgun sequence, one genomic interval encodes:
- the LOC111611373 gene encoding dispanin subfamily A member 2b-like translates to MDPGYSSEPYPVETVPLQDRRHEVSPGQPGDPTGVQYTVVNVPTEPPTDYLVWSLCNFVYGNIFCLGLVALIYSVRARDRKVVGDQDGARRHASTARALNITATVLISLLVFLCIVVPLALIAETARYHYRHYSYN, encoded by the exons ATGGATCCTGGGTACTCCTCTGAACCTTACCCTGTTGAGACCGTCCCACTGCAGGACAGGAGACATGAAGTGTCCCCTGGACAGCCTGGGGATCCCACAGGAGTTCAGTACACCGTAGTGAACGTCCCCACTGAGCCTCCAACTGATTATCTGGTCTGGTCGCTGTGCAACTTCGtctatggaaatattttctgtcttggATTGGTAGCTCTCATTTATTCTGTCAGG GCCAGAGACAGGAAGGTGGTCGGAGATCAGGACGGAGCCAGACGTCACGCCTCCACTGCTCGCGCTCTCAACATCACAGCGACCGTCCTGATATCTTTACTCGTCTTTCTCTGTATTGTTGTGCCCCTTGCTTTAATTGCAGAGACGGCAAGATACCATTATAGACATTACAGCTATAACTAA